The following proteins come from a genomic window of Lolium rigidum isolate FL_2022 chromosome 5, APGP_CSIRO_Lrig_0.1, whole genome shotgun sequence:
- the LOC124656690 gene encoding L-type lectin-domain containing receptor kinase IX.1-like: MVMKRASKCLILLGFSYLILLISSCLPHVTSLSFDYNFSGPNILAGANLTYFNDSAPAIDRIDLTNSSRSWSTGRVAHGQPLSLWDDSTGRAASFTTNFTFLVRPVNSSSPASRNFMMHGQRFSTRLLISLQGGDGMAFFVEPYPSTMPMDATGGFLALFNNRDNKGNAFPPTLGVEFDAFHNEWDPNGTNNHLGINVNDIRSKEYTPLPDGSFNGTMSVSIKYDAKATTLSATLQFIDPPGETAHILNANIDLRAEVGLPQNVSIGFSAAIGDLVEEHQILSWSFNSTLADVTYPKTKNIRLIAGLVSASIFLLLTVAGWFSYRQYLEKKGIHKQEASDAVPLDQDMDKEFAGNGPRRFSYNELSRATQGFSDKEKLGEGGFGAVYRGLLHEQGLHVAIKRISKTSNQGRREYIAEVTTIGRLRHRNLVQLIGWCHKAEELLLVYELMQNGSLNDHLYDSKKMLTWQVRYKIIVGMGSALMYLHQEWEQCVVHRDIKPSNVMLDSSFNAKLGDFGLARLVDHSRGGYTTMIAGTKGYMDPESVVTGRASAETDVYSFGVVLLEVACGRRPVVPELQDENRVVLVDWVRDLYRTGTLLDAADARLDGDFDAPEMERTLVVGLWCVHSDYGFRPSIRQAMSVLQFEASPPDLPPVAMYAPPRGGYGPNYTSSTAGTSSTGGRSLTSDQTTNSRSFATADATSSTGPIASTTSQNASTTEHVQSTHSSSIVF; the protein is encoded by the exons atggtgatgaagagagccAGCAAGTGCCTTATCCTCCTCGGCTTCTCCTACTTGATCTTACTCATATCAAGCTGCCTTCCTCATGTCACCTCGCTCAGCTTCGACTACAACTTCTCCGGTCCCAACATCCTCGCCGGCGCCAACCTCACGTACTTCAACGACTCTGCCCCCGCCATCGACCGCATCGACCTGACCAACTCCTCCAGGAGCTGGAGCACCGGCCGGGTAGCCCACGGGCAGCCGCTGAGTCTCTGGGACGACAGCACCGGCAGGGCCGCCAGCTTCACCACCAACTTCACCTTCCTCGTCAGGCCCGTCAACAGCAGCAGTCCGGCAAGTAGAAATTTTATGATGCATGGACAGCGTTTTAGTACCA GGTTGTTGATTTCCCTACAGGGAGGTGATGGAATGGCATTCTTTGTGGAGCCCTACCCATCAACTATGCCGATGGACGCGACCGGGGGCTTCCTCGCGCTTTTCAACAACCGTGACAATAAGGGAAACGCATTCCCGCCTACGCTCGGCGTGGAATTTGATGCATTCCATAACGAATGGGATCCTAATGGTACCAACAACCACCTTGGCATCAACGTCAACGACATTAGATCAAAAGAGTACACGCCATTGCCGGATGGGAGCTTCAACGGGACCATGTCAGTATCTATCAAGTACGACGCCAAAGCAACCACGCTCTCAGCCACCCTGCAGTTCATCGACCCACCGGGTGAGACTGCACACATCCTCAACGCAAATATCGACCTTCGAGCTGAGGTCGGTCTGCCGCAAAATGTGTCAATCGGATTCTCGGCGGCGATCGGGGACCTCGTCGAGGAGCATCAGATTCTTTCTTGGTCGTTCAATTCCACTCTGGCCG ATGTCACATATCCAAAGACAAAAAACATACGTCTCATAGCCGGGCTAGTCTCCGCTAGCATCTTCCTATTGCTCACCGTAGCCGGATGGTTCAGTTATCGCCAATACCTGGAAAAAAAGGGTATACACAAGCAAGAAGCTTCGGACGCAGTCCCTCTCGACCAAGATATGGACAAGGAGTTCGCGGGCAATGGGCCTCGGAGATTCAGTTACAACGAGCTATCACGGGCGACACAAGGATTCTCGGACAAGGAGAAGCTCGGCGAAGGTGGGTTTGGGGCAGTCTACCGAGGTTTGTTACACGAACAGGGACTCCATGTGGCCATCAAGCGGATCTCCAAGACGTCCAACCAGGGAAGGAGGGAGTACATTGCGGAGGTTACCACCATCGGCCGACTGAGGCATCGCAACCTTGTCCAACTCATCGGTTGGTGCCACAAGGCCGAGGAGCTCCTACTCGTCTATGAGCTCATGCAAAATGGCAGCCTCAACGACCATCTCTACGATTCCAAGAAAATGCTAACATGGCAAGTCAG GTACAAGATCATTGTTGGCATGGGCTCTGCGCTGATGTACCTGCACCAGGAGTGGGAGCAGTGTGTGGTGCACAGGGACATCAAGCCGAGCAACGTGATGCTCGACTCGTCGTTCAACGCCAAGTTGGGGGACTTTGGGCTCGCGCGCCTCGTCGACCACAGCCGGGGCGGATACACGACGATGATTGCCGGCACCAAGGGGTACATGGACCCGGAGTCCGTGGTGACCGGCCGGGCCAGCGCCGAGACCGACGTGTACAGCTTCGGGGTCGTCCTCCTCGAGGTCGCCTGCGGCCGGAGGCCCGTCGTCCCGGAGCTGCAGGACGAGAACAGGGTCGTGCTTGTCGACTGGGTTCGTGACCTGTACCGGACGGGCACTCTGCTCGACGCTGCGGACGCCCGGCTCGACGGCGACTTCGACGCGCCGGAGATGGAGCGCACGCTGGTCGTCGGACTCTGGTGTGTGCACTCGGACTACGGCTTCCGGCCGTCCATCAGGCAAGCCATGAGCGTGCTCCAGTTCGAGGCGTCGCCACCGGATCTCCCACCGGTGGCGATGTACGCGCCGCCACGCGGAGGTTACGGGCCGAACTACACGTCGTCGACTGCTGGCACCTCGAGCACCGGTGGGCGCTCGTTGACAAGTGACCAGACGACGAACAGCCGTTCTTTTGCAACTGCCGACGCTACGAGCAGCACGGGGCCGATTGCGTCCACGACGAGCCAGAACGCCAGCACGACGGAGCATGTTCAGTCCACTCACTCTTCCTCAATTGTGTTTTGA